In Microbacterium sp. 1.5R, the following are encoded in one genomic region:
- a CDS encoding YlxR family protein: protein MEPVRTCVGCRTRAPRAALLRVVSQNDILILDERAVLPGRGAWVHPTPECVDAALRRRAFGRALRVSSDLDTRIIEQHPPRNKG from the coding sequence ATGGAACCCGTACGAACGTGCGTCGGCTGTCGCACGCGTGCTCCCCGCGCCGCTCTTCTCAGAGTGGTGTCCCAGAACGACATCCTCATCCTCGATGAGCGCGCCGTTCTGCCAGGGCGAGGCGCGTGGGTCCATCCGACACCGGAATGCGTGGATGCCGCTCTGCGGCGCCGGGCTTTCGGGAGAGCACTGCGCGTCTCCAGCGATCTGGACACGCGGATCATCGAACAGCACCCACCAAGAAACAAAGGCTGA